A window of Tripterygium wilfordii isolate XIE 37 chromosome 7, ASM1340144v1, whole genome shotgun sequence contains these coding sequences:
- the LOC120002373 gene encoding linoleate 13S-lipoxygenase 3-1, chloroplastic-like gives MALTREIMGCSAIERTSPFLTSSKDLLKQNTLVLVKSKPVFLQRRMNLKVVPAMAAIREDLFIKAVPGGDQEEKPVKFKVRAVVTVKQKSKEDLKETIVKHLDAFTDKIGRHVALILFSTEIDPKTKAPKRSNEAVLKDWSKKSNVVAERVHYTAEFIVDSNFGVPGAITVSNKHQQEFFLESITIEGFACGPVHFPCNSWVQAKKSLPGKRIFFSNKPYLPSETPAGLASLRETELTNIRGDGRGERKLSDRIYDFDVYNDLGNPDKGIEFARPTLGGKEIPYPRRCRTGRPPADTDMHAEGRVEKPLPMYVPRDEQFEESKQDSFSAGRLKAVLHNLLPSLKASISAHNHDFKGFSDIDSLYSEGLLLKVPILQHELLKKLPLPKLVSTIKESSQGLLKYDTPKIVSKDKFAWLRDDEFGRQAIAGVNPVNIERLKEFPPVSKLDPEIYGPQESELKEEHILGHINGMTVQQALDENKLFIIDYHDMYLPFLDRINALEGRKSYATRTVFFLTPLGTLKPIAIELSLPQSGPSSRSKRVVTPPVDATSNWIWQLAKAHVCSNDAGVHQLANHWLRTHAAMEPFILAAHRQLSAMHPIFKLLDPHMRYTLEINALARQNLINGDGVIEACFTPGRYCMEISAAAYRDWRFDLEGLPADLIRRGVAVPDPTQPHGLKLLIEDYPYASDGLLIWSAIENWVRTYVNRYYTNSSQICNDKELQAWYSESINVGHADHRHAEWWPKLATADDLVSILTTIIWLASAQHAALNFGQYPYNGYVPNRPPLMRRLIPEENDPEYASLLADPQKYFLLALPSLLQATKLMAVVDTLSTHSPDEEYIGERQQPSIWSGDAEIIDAFYGFSAEIRRIEKQIEQRNNDPRLRNRCGAGVLPYELLAPTSEPGVTCRGVPNSVSI, from the exons ATGGCGCTGACTAGAGAAATCATGGGTTGTTCTGCAATTGAGAGAACATCTCCATTTTTGACCTCCTCGAAAGATTTATTGAAACAGAACACTCTGGTTTTGGTTAAAAGCAAGCCAGTGTTTTTGCAGAGGAGAATGAATTTGAAGGTTGTTCCAGCTATGGCTGCAATTCGTGAAGATTTGTTTATAAAGGCTGTGCCCGGAGGTGATCAAGAAGAGAAGCCAGTGAAGTTCAAGGTGAGGGCAGTGGTTACTGTGAAGCAGAAAAGCAAAGAGGATTTGAAGGAGACAATTGTGAAGCATTTGGATGCTTTCACTGACAAAATTGGGAGGCATGTTGCTTTGATTCTTTTTAGTACTGAAATTGATCCAA AAACAAAGGCACCAAAGAGGAGCAATGAAGCTGTGTTGAAGGACTGGTCGAAGAAATCGAATGTTGTAGCGGAAAGGGTTCATTACACTGCAGAGTTCATTGTGGACTCAAATTTTGGGGTTCCAGGTGCAATCACAGTAAGCAACAAGCACCAACAAGAGTTTTTCTTGGAGAGTATCACCATTGAAGGATTTGCTTGTGGTCCAGTCCATTTCCCTTGCAACTCTTGGGTTCAGGCCAAGAAATCTCTTCCTGGAAAAAGAATTTTCTTCTCTAATAAG CCATATTTACCGAGTGAAACTCCAGCGGGACTTGCATCATTGAGAGAAACTGAGCTAACAAACATCAGGGGTGATGGCagaggagaaagaaaattaTCCGATAGGATATACGATTTCGATGTCTATAATGATCTCGGAAATCCAGACAAGGGTATCGAATTTGCTAGGCCAACTCTCGGAGGTAAAGAAATTCCCTACCCTAGACGTTGTCGGACCGGACGCCCTCCAGCTGATACAG ATATGCACGCGGAGGGCCGGGTAGAGAAGCCATTGCCAATGTACGTGCCTAGAGACGAACAATTTGAGGAGTCTAAACAAGATTCATTCTCAGCTGGAAGGCTTAAAGCAGTGCTTCACAATTTGTTACCATCCTTAAAAGCCAGCATTTCGGCTCATAACCATGACTTCAAAGGATTCTCGGACATCGACAGCCTTTACAGCGAAGGGCTTCTCCTGAAAGTACCAATTCTGCAACATGAGCTGTTAAAAAAGCTACCATTGCCAAAACTTGTTAGCACAATCAAGGAATCTAGCCAGGGACTTCTCAAGTATGACACACCAAAGATAGTGTCCA AGGACAAGTTTGCCTGGCTAAGGGACGATGAATTCGGACGTCAAGCAATCGCAGGAGTTAACCCAGTTAACATTGAGAGACTTAAGGAATTTCCTCCAGTGAGTAAACTTGACCCTGAAATCTACGGTCCGCAAGAGTCTGAACTCAAAGAAGAGCACATACTGGGACATATCAATGGCATGACAGTTCAACAAGCATTGGATGAAAACAAGCTGTTTATAATTGATTACCATGACATGTATTTACCATTTCTGGACCGGATCAATGCACTAGAGGGACGAAAATCTTATGCAACACGTACAGTATTTTTCTTAACCCCTTTAGGCACTCTAAAGCCCATTGCCATAGAACTTAGCCTCCCTCAATCAGGGCCGTCGTCCAGATCAAAGCGTGTGGTTACACCTCCAGTTGATGCAACTTCCAATTGGATTTGGCAATTAGCCAAGGCTCATGTCTGCTCCAACGATGCGGGTGTTCACCAACTTGCCAATCATTG GTTGCGCACACATGCTGCCATGGAGCCATTTATACTAGCAGCACATAGGCAATTGAGTGCAATGCACCCCATATTCAAGCTTTTGGATCCACACATGAGATACACTCTCGAGATTAATGCTCTGGCACGACAAAATCTGATCAATGGTGATGGTGTCATCGAGGCTTGCTTCACTCCTGGCCGATATTGTATGGAGATTAGCGCAGCAGCTTACCGCGATTGGCGGTTTGACTTGGAGGGGCTTCCCGCTGATCTTATTCGCAG GGGCGTGGCTGTACCTGACCCAACACAACCTCATGGGCTAAAGCTTTTGATTGAAGACTACCCTTATGCAAGTGATGGGCTTCTAATTTGGTCAGCAATTGAGAATTGGGTCCGGACTTACGTCAATCGTTACTACACCAATTCAAGCCAAATTTGCAATGACAAAGAGCTCCAAGCATGGTACTCTGAGTCCATCAATGTAGGCCATGCCGATCACCGCCACGCAGAATGGTGGCCAAAACTGGCCACCGCGGACGATCTAGTCTCCATCCTGACCACCATCATTTGGTTGGCATCCGCACAACACGCTGCcctaaattttggacaataccCTTACAATGGGTACGTCCCAAATAGGCCGCCACTAATGAGAAGGCTAATCCCTGAAGAAAATGATCCTGAGTATGCTAGTCTCCTCGCTGACCCACAAAAATATTTCTTACTAGCATTGCCAAGTTTgttacaagcaacaaaattgatggCTGTGGTCGATACACTCTCGACGCATTCACCGGACGAGGAGTACATAGGGGAGAGACAACAACCTTCGATTTGGTCGGGTGATGCTGAAATTATTGATGCATTTTATGGTTTCTCTGCGGAGATTAGACGGATAGAGAAACAAATTGAGCAAAGGAACAATGATCCTAGGCTTAGAAACCGTTGCGGTGCAGGGGTATTACCATACGAGTTACTGGCTCCTACCTCAGAACCTGGAGTGACATGCCGAGGAGTTCCTAATAGTGTATCAATTTAG